From Coregonus clupeaformis isolate EN_2021a unplaced genomic scaffold, ASM2061545v1 scaf0015, whole genome shotgun sequence, one genomic window encodes:
- the LOC121558036 gene encoding cis-aconitate decarboxylase-like has product MLSRVQRSFRPVSVTLRRLHQSALDVVEHPAPEDSVTASFGRFIQGVQLHHLTSTLLHRSKRMVLDSIGVGLLGSTTHVFQLALQHCQHMYGPDDICSVYGRRGTRLSPTLAAFVNGVAAHSMDFDDTWHPATHPSGAVLPALLAVCDMLPNNSKPSGRDFLLAFNVGIEVQGRLMRFSNEAHNIPKRFHPPTVVGTLGSAAACARLLSLERSQCSHALAIAASLSGAPMANAATQSKPLHIGNAARLGLEAALLASRGLEASPRVLDDTAGVAGFSAFYEDYAPRPLTSPEEELRFLLEDQDIAFKRFPAHLGMHWVADAAASVHKLLLGEQGSEVVGQVQDILLRVPRSKYIDRPFPESEHEARHSFQFNACSALLDGEVTVDSFSQDALQRPDLHTLLGRVHVEHPHDNPANFDRMYGEVQVTLVGGDVLKGRCDTFYGHWRNPLTNESLRKKFRSNAGAVLPREKVEGLIEVVEGLDRLEDCSPLLEQLQ; this is encoded by the exons atgctttCCCGAGTACAG AGATCCTTCAGACCTGTGTCTGTTACACTGAGACGACTCCACCAGTCTGCCCTGGATG TGGTAGAGCATCCAGCCCCAGAGGACAGTGTGACGGCCAGTTTTGGCAGGTTCATCCAGGGTGTACAACTCCACCACCTGACCTCCACCCTGCTCCACCGCAGTAAGAGGATGGTCCTGGACTCCATCGGAGTGGGACTACTGGGCAGTACCACACACGTCTTCCAACTGGCCTTGCAACACTGTCAG CACATGTATGGTCCTGATGACATCTGTAGTGTATACGGACGCCGAGGAACCAGACTCTCCCCAACCCTGGCTGCCTTCGTCAACGGAGTGGCC GCCCACTCCATGGACTTTGATGACACCTGGCACCCTGCCACTCACCCGTCGGGGGCAGTCCTTCCTGCCCTGCTGGCGGTATGCGACATGCTGCCCAATAACAGCAAGCCTAGTGGGCGGGACTTCCTGCTTGCGTTCAACGTGGGAATAGAGGTCCAGGGACGACTGATGAGGTTCTCCAACGAGGCTCACAACATCCCCAAAAG gtTCCACCCCCCTACTGTTGTGGGTACTCTGGGTAGTGCAGCAGCCTGCGCCCGCCTCCTCTCTCTGGAACGCTCCCAGTGTAGCCACGCCCTGGCCATCGCTGCCAGCCTATCAGGAGCCCCCATGGCCAACGCGGCCACCCAATCTAAACCCCTCCACATCGGCAACGCGGCGCGGCTGGGGCTGGAGGCAGCTCTACTGGCCTCTAGAGGTCTGGAGGCCTCACCCAGGGTCCTGGATGACACCGCCGGGGTGGCAGGGTTCAGCGCCTTCTACGAGGACTACGCCCCACGACCTTTGACCTCCCCAGAGGAGGAGTTGCGGTTCCTCCTGGAGGACCAGGACATAGCGTTCAAGAGGTTCCCGGCCCACCTGGGGATGCACTGGGTAGCCGACGCTGCTGCCTCCGTACACAAACTGCTGCTGGGGGAGCAGGGGTCAGAGGTCGTAGGTCAGGTCCAGGACATCCTTCTCAGGGTTCCCCGCTCCAAGTACATTGATCGTCCGTTCCCGGAGTCGGAGCATGAGGCCAGACACTCCTTCCAGTTCAACGCCTGCTCTGCGCTGCTGGACGGAGAAGTCACCGTGGACTCATTCTCCCAGGACGCACTGCAGCGCCCCGACCTCCACACCCTGCTGGGGCGTGTCCACGTCGAGCATCCCCATGACAACCCCGCTAACTTTGACCGCATGTACGGCGAGGTGCAGGTGACGCTGGTGGGCGGGGACGTCCTGAAGGGACGCTGTGATACGTTCTACGGTCACTGGCGTAACCCGTTGACCAATGAGAGCCTGAGGAAGAAGTTCCGTAGCAACGCGGGGGCGGTCCTTCCCAGAGAGAAGGTGGAGGGTCTGA